The genome window GTTCACCTTTTCGAGCTTGGCACCGGCGAAGCTTACGCCGTTGAGCTGGGCGAGAATGAAGTCGGAACGTTCGATGGTGGAGTTTGCGAAGTTGGCCTTGGTGAGGTCAGCCTTGTCGAAGATGTTCTTGCGAACGTAGGCGCCGTCGAACACTGCCTTCAGGAGTTCTGCGTTCTGGAAAGCGTTCTTGCTCACTTCGGTATCGTAGAAGGATGCCTTGGAAAGCTTTGTCTTCTGGAAGGAGTTCTTAGCTACGGAGCCCTTGTCGAAGATAACGCCAGTTAGGTCCTGGCCGTCGAACTTCATGTTCTTCACGGTGGACTGGGCAAACTTGGCCTTCTGGAGCTGAGTCTTGGAAAGATCAACGTCGTTGAAGGTCGTCAGGGAAAGGTCGGCATCCTGCAGGTTCACGTTCTTGAATTCTGCACCGCTGAAGTTGGCCTGAGAAAGACCAGCCTTGGCGAAGTTCACGTCAACCAGGTCGACGCCCTTGAAGTTGGCGGCAATCAGGTTACAGGCGGTAAAGTCGGTCTTCACGATGGTGGCCTTGCGGAGGTCGCTGTTAGCCATCAAGGAACGGGAGAAGTTTGCACGGGTCAAGTTGGCCTTGCTGAAGTCTGCAGCGGTCAGGTCCACGTCCATGACGGACGCCTGGGTGAGGTCAGACTTGCTGAAGTCGGCGTTGTCGGACACCTTCATGGCGTCGAGACGAGCGTTCTTCATGTTGGTCTTCGGGAACTTGCTGTCCAGAAGGGTTGCACGATAAAGGTTGGCTTCTTCGAAGTTAACGCCTTCGAAGGAAGAAGAGCGAATGTCGGCACCGCTGATAGTTGCCTTGGAAAGGTCTGCGCCTTCGAAGTTGGCGCCGCTAATCACGGCGTTCTGGAAAGACACGCCCGGGAGCTTGGCGCCCTGGAAGTTCGGACCTTCACCGGTAGCACGGCGGAAGTCGGTCGTGTGAGCAACGGCCTTAGAGTTCTTGAAATTAAAGCCGTCGATACGCTTGTTACTGAAAGAAACGTTCAGGTCCTTGCCTGCCCAGTTGTCTTGGGCAAAAACATTGAGAGCAAGCGCGCTCACAAGGCACAGGCCGAACTTTGATACACTCTTCATATTCATATAAATTCCCTTTTAAGGATAAACCAAATAACGGATAGCTCTAAAATAACTAAAAAAAATGGCAAATAACAATAAAAAAGAAAAAAACTTCATAAATAAATGCTAATTTGTTCCCCGAAATGGCAAATTTTACCTCAAATCGGTACGATGTGGTGGTTTGCGGGGCCGGTCCTGCCGGTCTCATGGCTGCCTGTACCCTTGGCCGCTTGACCTCCGGTACTAGACGGATTTTGCTTCTGGACAAAAAGGAACCTTGGAAGGAACCTATTTTCTGTGCCGAAGCAGTGTCTAAGGATCGCCTGAATGCGCTGTGGCCGGTAGACAGTTCCTTTGTCCGCGGCACCCTTTCGGGTATCTACTTTACTTCGCCCAAGCGTTACCGCGCCGAGTTCTATAGCAAGGACTGCGGCTTGGTTCTGGATAGAGCCCGTTTTCACCATGCCCTTTCGGATGGTTGTGTGTCCGCAGGTGTGGAATGCCGCTACGATGCGCTGATCAAGAAATTGGAAAAGACTGACGAAGGCTGGAACATCTCGGTGTCCGTCGGTGGCGAAATCGAAACTTTGTTTGCCGAGGCCGTTGTCGATGCCTCGGGCCCGAGTTGCAAGCTGACTCGCGGAATCGAATGCCTTAAGGGCATTGAGTCGGGCGATACCGATTTGGAACCCGCTATTTTTGCGGTGGCTGACGGAATTGAACACAGCAAGGAACACATCGAACTGTTCTTCGGGTCTGAATTTGAATCGGGCTACGGCTGGATTTTCCCCCGCGACGGCAAGGAAGTGAAT of Fibrobacter sp. UWT2 contains these proteins:
- a CDS encoding pentapeptide repeat-containing protein, coding for MKSVSKFGLCLVSALALNVFAQDNWAGKDLNVSFSNKRIDGFNFKNSKAVAHTTDFRRATGEGPNFQGAKLPGVSFQNAVISGANFEGADLSKATISGADIRSSSFEGVNFEEANLYRATLLDSKFPKTNMKNARLDAMKVSDNADFSKSDLTQASVMDVDLTAADFSKANLTRANFSRSLMANSDLRKATIVKTDFTACNLIAANFKGVDLVDVNFAKAGLSQANFSGAEFKNVNLQDADLSLTTFNDVDLSKTQLQKAKFAQSTVKNMKFDGQDLTGVIFDKGSVAKNSFQKTKLSKASFYDTEVSKNAFQNAELLKAVFDGAYVRKNIFDKADLTKANFANSTIERSDFILAQLNGVSFAGAKLEKVNFTNANMQGIKIDADTKMEDVDFSGANLEGAKIEKFTAKKVIYDNKTQFPSGFDPRQYGFTKRGEKAADIKVEGTGSSPKKKKRKKKAADDEEE
- a CDS encoding NAD(P)/FAD-dependent oxidoreductase, which encodes MANFTSNRYDVVVCGAGPAGLMAACTLGRLTSGTRRILLLDKKEPWKEPIFCAEAVSKDRLNALWPVDSSFVRGTLSGIYFTSPKRYRAEFYSKDCGLVLDRARFHHALSDGCVSAGVECRYDALIKKLEKTDEGWNISVSVGGEIETLFAEAVVDASGPSCKLTRGIECLKGIESGDTDLEPAIFAVADGIEHSKEHIELFFGSEFESGYGWIFPRDGKEVNIGFVLGKDVDHKVPLRQKLLDFIARDYPNAKVKAVYGGMIACGQSEKPMAKCGLFKAGDAASCVNPISRSGIVESLLCGRIVAESVREWLGDSGMNRSAIEAKVLDRWMAALGKKHLQVAHAKVGFNKISDKQFDRAAYKLSKLPREKQTLFRIFFNVLWAAPSLIWKMRSFLR